In Halopseudomonas xinjiangensis, a single genomic region encodes these proteins:
- the nirD gene encoding nitrite reductase small subunit NirD has translation MNWFDICALDDIPQLGSRVVTGPKGDIAIFRTSDDDVFAVDDRCPHKNGPLSQGIVFGKSVTCPLHNWVIQLETGEAVAPDVGCAHRYPTRVEGGRVQLTLSDVAEPA, from the coding sequence ATGAACTGGTTCGATATCTGCGCGCTGGACGACATTCCGCAGCTCGGTTCGCGAGTGGTAACGGGCCCGAAGGGTGACATCGCCATCTTTCGCACCAGCGATGATGACGTGTTCGCGGTTGACGATCGTTGCCCGCACAAGAACGGCCCACTGTCGCAGGGCATCGTCTTCGGCAAGAGCGTGACCTGCCCGCTGCATAACTGGGTAATCCAGCTCGAGACCGGCGAAGCGGTCGCGCCAGATGTCGGCTGCGCTCACCGTTACCCTACCCGCGTCGAGGGTGGGCGGGTGCAGCTGACGCTTTCCGACGTAGCGGAGCCGGCTTGA
- the nirB gene encoding nitrite reductase large subunit NirB — translation MQKLKLVMVGNGMAGVRTLEELIKLTPDLYDITVFGAEPHPNYNRILLSPVLAGEQTFEEIVLNDLDWYRDNGITLHVGRKVVEIDRIRRKVIADDGTEAEYDRLLLATGSNPFILPVPGNQLDGVIGYRDIADTQAMMDTAKTHKHAVVIGGGLLGLEAANGLKLRGMDVTVVHIGEWLLERQLDSTAGKLLQKSLEDRGLKFMLPQFTSELIDDGKGRVCAVKFKDGTQIPADLVVMAAGIRPNTELAEKAGLACNRGILVSDTLQTYDPKIYAIGECAAHRGIAYGLVAPLFEQAKVCANHLAMLGYGRYEGSVTSTKLKVTGIDLFSAGDFTGDDDSEIITLSDPIGGVYKKLVIRDDVLVGACLYGDTADGGWYFRMVKEGQNIREIRDHLMFGENAIGDTGHQGQSKAMNMPDEMEVCGCNGVCKGTIVKAIQQHGLFSVDDVKKHTKAASSCGSCTGLVEQIVLNTVGGAADVKPKSERAICGCTDLNHGQARKAIREHHLLTIPDAMRFMDWRTPNGCATCRPALNYYLISTWPGEAKDDPQSRFINERAHANIQKDGTYSVIPRMAGGVTNASELRRIADVADKYQVPMVKVTGGQRIDLLGIRKEDLPKVWKDLDMPSGHAYGKSIRTVKTCVGTDFCRFGTQDSTQMGIDLELALSYMWSPHKVKLAVSGCPRNCAESGIKDVGVIGVDSGWELYIGGNGGIKTEAGEFFTKVKTAEEVMEYTMAFLQLYREEGFYLERTVHYLHRVGMEHIKRAVLEDAERRKALHERLVFSLSFDKDPWKERIERDELKQEFERIAVKELAEASV, via the coding sequence ATGCAAAAGCTAAAACTGGTAATGGTTGGTAACGGCATGGCCGGGGTTCGCACGCTCGAAGAACTCATCAAGCTGACCCCGGACCTGTACGACATCACTGTATTCGGCGCTGAGCCGCACCCGAACTACAACCGCATTCTCCTATCCCCGGTGCTCGCCGGAGAACAGACATTCGAAGAGATCGTGCTGAACGATCTCGACTGGTACCGCGACAACGGCATCACTCTGCATGTGGGACGCAAGGTGGTCGAGATCGACCGCATCCGGCGCAAGGTGATCGCCGATGACGGTACCGAAGCCGAGTACGACCGCTTGCTGCTGGCCACCGGCTCCAATCCGTTCATCCTGCCGGTGCCGGGCAACCAGCTCGACGGGGTGATCGGCTATCGTGACATTGCCGATACCCAGGCCATGATGGACACGGCCAAAACGCACAAGCACGCCGTGGTCATTGGTGGCGGATTGCTCGGGCTCGAGGCGGCGAACGGGCTGAAGCTGCGCGGCATGGACGTCACTGTGGTGCACATCGGCGAGTGGCTGCTCGAGCGCCAGCTGGACAGCACCGCGGGCAAACTTCTGCAGAAGTCGCTGGAAGACCGTGGCCTGAAGTTCATGCTGCCGCAGTTCACCAGCGAGCTGATCGATGACGGCAAGGGTCGCGTCTGCGCCGTGAAGTTCAAGGATGGCACGCAGATCCCTGCGGACCTGGTGGTCATGGCCGCAGGCATCCGCCCCAATACCGAGCTGGCTGAAAAAGCCGGCCTGGCCTGCAATCGCGGCATCCTAGTCAGCGACACGCTGCAGACCTATGACCCGAAGATTTACGCCATTGGCGAGTGCGCGGCACACCGCGGCATCGCCTATGGTCTGGTCGCCCCGCTGTTCGAGCAGGCAAAGGTATGCGCCAATCACCTGGCCATGCTCGGCTATGGGCGCTACGAAGGTTCGGTGACCTCCACCAAACTGAAAGTCACCGGCATCGACCTGTTTTCCGCCGGCGACTTCACCGGCGACGACGATAGCGAAATCATCACCCTCTCCGACCCCATCGGCGGCGTCTACAAGAAGCTGGTCATCAGGGACGACGTGCTGGTTGGCGCCTGCCTGTATGGCGACACCGCAGACGGCGGCTGGTATTTCCGTATGGTCAAGGAAGGCCAGAACATCCGCGAGATCCGCGATCACCTGATGTTCGGCGAAAATGCGATAGGCGACACCGGCCATCAGGGCCAGAGCAAGGCCATGAACATGCCTGATGAGATGGAGGTCTGCGGTTGCAACGGCGTGTGCAAGGGCACCATCGTCAAGGCGATCCAGCAGCACGGGCTGTTCAGCGTCGATGACGTGAAAAAGCACACCAAGGCGGCGAGCTCCTGCGGCTCCTGCACCGGGCTGGTCGAACAGATCGTGCTCAATACCGTTGGCGGCGCGGCCGACGTGAAACCGAAGAGCGAACGAGCCATATGCGGCTGTACCGACCTGAACCATGGTCAGGCACGCAAGGCGATTCGCGAGCATCATTTGCTGACCATTCCCGATGCCATGCGCTTCATGGATTGGCGCACGCCGAACGGCTGTGCGACCTGCCGCCCGGCCCTGAACTACTACTTGATATCCACCTGGCCAGGTGAGGCGAAAGACGATCCACAGTCGCGCTTCATCAACGAACGCGCCCACGCGAATATCCAGAAGGACGGCACCTACTCGGTGATCCCACGCATGGCGGGCGGTGTGACCAATGCCTCCGAGCTGCGCCGAATCGCCGATGTGGCGGACAAGTATCAGGTACCAATGGTCAAGGTGACCGGCGGCCAGCGGATCGACCTGTTGGGGATTCGCAAGGAAGATCTGCCCAAGGTCTGGAAGGATCTGGACATGCCCTCCGGCCACGCCTACGGCAAGTCGATTCGTACGGTGAAGACCTGCGTCGGCACCGATTTCTGCCGCTTCGGCACCCAGGATTCGACTCAGATGGGGATCGATCTGGAACTGGCGCTGAGCTACATGTGGTCACCGCACAAGGTGAAGCTGGCGGTCTCCGGCTGCCCGCGCAATTGCGCCGAGTCAGGTATCAAGGATGTCGGGGTGATTGGTGTCGATTCCGGCTGGGAGCTCTACATAGGCGGTAACGGCGGCATCAAGACCGAAGCGGGCGAGTTCTTCACCAAGGTGAAAACGGCCGAAGAAGTCATGGAATACACCATGGCTTTCCTGCAACTGTATCGCGAAGAAGGTTTTTATCTTGAGCGTACCGTGCACTACCTGCATCGCGTGGGCATGGAACACATCAAGCGCGCGGTTCTCGAGGACGCCGAGCGGCGCAAGGCGCTGCACGAACGGCTGGTGTTCTCGCTGTCGTTCGACAAGGACCCTTGGAAAGAGCGGATCGAGCGCGACGAGCTCAAGCAGGAATTCGAGCGGATCGCGGTGAAGGAACTCGCGGAGGCCTCGGTATGA
- a CDS encoding bifunctional protein-serine/threonine kinase/phosphatase, whose amino-acid sequence MPLQLRTAEFSSAGPRKDNQDAVRIVTPAPRLAASRGHLMALADGVSQCHDGGLAARATLQALALDYYSTPETWSVVQALEKLLTAHNRWLRANGGGQPLLTTLTALVMRGTRYTLAHIGDCRAYMLRNGKLRKLTLEHVWEQPGMQHVLKRAMGLDEHLLMDYCEGDLRAGDRFVVLSDGVWASLDDLTVHAQLLLDQDPQTTCETLVSTALQRGSQDNASALLVVVDEVPEANLTDVLDPIDERALPPRLKPGQMFEDWLVVGDLAESRQSILYRVRDPLQQNWLLKTVPPHRHDDADACRDLVLEEWFMRRVAGQQTPELHPLPARQHLYYVMREHAGITLEQHKREHGLLSVPLCQQIAAKLIRGVGLLHRRNLVHRDIKPDNLLLDDDGVLRVLDFGLAFCPGLSSPERAGAPGTPSYIAPELFAGAEPAPQQDLYSAGVTLFYLLTGHYPYGEVEAFQRPRFGRPTPPSRYRPDIPPWLDDCLLKALEADPAKRYETAEEWLLALEHGERQSLKREPAPLLEREPLLVWRSVALGALALNIVLLAVMFH is encoded by the coding sequence ATGCCTTTGCAGCTACGCACGGCGGAGTTCAGCTCCGCCGGCCCGAGGAAGGACAATCAGGATGCGGTGCGCATCGTGACGCCCGCACCGCGCCTGGCGGCGAGCAGGGGCCATCTCATGGCGCTGGCCGACGGTGTCAGCCAATGCCATGACGGCGGGCTCGCGGCTCGCGCAACGCTGCAGGCGCTGGCTCTGGACTACTATTCGACGCCGGAGACCTGGTCGGTTGTCCAGGCGCTGGAGAAGCTGCTCACCGCGCATAACCGGTGGTTGCGGGCCAACGGCGGCGGGCAGCCGCTGCTTACCACGCTCACCGCTCTGGTCATGCGCGGCACCCGGTATACTCTGGCTCACATAGGGGACTGCCGGGCCTACATGCTGCGCAATGGGAAACTGCGCAAGCTGACCCTCGAGCACGTATGGGAGCAGCCCGGGATGCAGCACGTGCTCAAGCGCGCGATGGGGCTGGACGAGCATTTGCTGATGGACTATTGCGAGGGTGACCTGCGTGCAGGCGATCGCTTCGTTGTGCTGAGCGATGGCGTCTGGGCCAGTCTCGACGACCTGACCGTGCATGCGCAGCTGCTCCTCGACCAGGACCCGCAAACCACCTGTGAAACCCTGGTATCAACTGCATTGCAGCGCGGCAGCCAGGACAATGCCAGTGCTCTGCTGGTGGTGGTCGACGAGGTACCGGAAGCCAATCTTACCGACGTACTCGATCCGATCGACGAGCGGGCGCTACCGCCTCGGCTCAAGCCGGGCCAGATGTTCGAGGACTGGCTGGTGGTTGGCGACCTGGCCGAGTCGCGCCAGTCGATCCTTTACCGGGTACGTGATCCTTTGCAGCAGAACTGGCTACTCAAGACCGTACCGCCCCACCGGCACGACGATGCGGACGCCTGCCGCGACCTGGTGCTGGAAGAGTGGTTCATGCGGCGCGTCGCAGGCCAGCAGACGCCGGAACTGCATCCACTACCCGCACGGCAGCATCTGTACTATGTTATGCGCGAGCATGCGGGCATCACCCTGGAACAGCACAAGCGCGAACATGGCCTGCTCAGTGTTCCGCTTTGCCAGCAGATCGCCGCCAAGCTGATCCGCGGCGTCGGCCTGCTGCATCGACGCAATCTGGTACACCGCGACATCAAGCCGGACAACCTGCTGCTGGATGACGACGGTGTGCTGCGCGTTCTCGACTTCGGACTGGCGTTCTGCCCTGGCCTGTCCAGCCCGGAGCGGGCCGGCGCGCCTGGCACGCCGAGCTATATCGCGCCGGAATTATTCGCCGGCGCCGAGCCGGCGCCGCAGCAGGATCTCTACAGCGCCGGCGTTACGCTGTTCTATCTGTTGACCGGGCACTACCCGTACGGCGAAGTCGAAGCCTTTCAACGTCCTCGATTTGGCCGGCCGACGCCACCGAGCCGCTATCGACCGGACATCCCGCCGTGGCTGGATGATTGCCTGCTCAAGGCGCTGGAAGCCGATCCGGCGAAGCGCTACGAAACCGCCGAGGAATGGCTCCTGGCTCTTGAGCATGGGGAGCGGCAAAGCCTGAAGCGGGAACCGGCACCCTTGCTTGAGCGCGAGCCGCTATTGGTTTGGCGCAGCGTCGCACTCGGCGCTCTGGCGCTGAATATCGTACTGCTCGCCGTCATGTTTCACTGA
- a CDS encoding nitrate/nitrite transporter, whose protein sequence is MNKSFWKAGHKPTLFAAFLYFDLSFMVWYVLGPLGVQIATDLGLSAQERGMMVATPILAGAILRLLLGFMADRLSPKTAGIFGQVVVITALSLAWLLGVDSYHQALLLGLGLGFAGASFAVALPLASQWYPAEHQGTAMGIAGAGNSGTVLAAVFAPGLAYLFGWENVFGLALIPLGITLIIFIVCARNSPQRPKPKSAHDYMVALNDRDTWWFMFFYSVTFGGFIGLASALPGYFSDQYGLNPVVAGYYTAACVMAGSFMRPLGGALADRIGGIRALLFMYGVASVCIALVGFHLSSSLAALALFVTAMLGLGAGNGSVFQLVPQRFHREIGVMTGLVGMAGGVGGFVLAAGLGAIKQHTGDYQLGLWLFASLGALAWFGLLNVKRRWRTTWGSSAMTAARV, encoded by the coding sequence ATGAACAAGAGTTTCTGGAAAGCCGGACACAAGCCGACGCTGTTCGCAGCCTTTCTGTATTTCGATCTGAGCTTCATGGTGTGGTATGTGCTGGGCCCGCTCGGGGTGCAGATTGCTACAGATCTGGGCCTGAGCGCACAGGAACGGGGCATGATGGTCGCCACACCGATTCTTGCTGGCGCAATACTTCGCCTGCTGCTAGGTTTCATGGCTGATCGCCTGTCGCCGAAGACAGCCGGCATCTTTGGCCAGGTGGTGGTCATCACCGCGTTGAGCCTGGCCTGGCTGCTAGGCGTGGACAGCTATCATCAGGCGCTGCTGTTGGGCCTGGGCCTTGGCTTCGCCGGTGCATCCTTCGCTGTGGCGTTGCCGCTGGCTTCGCAGTGGTATCCGGCGGAACATCAAGGCACCGCGATGGGCATTGCCGGCGCAGGCAACTCCGGAACGGTCCTTGCCGCTGTCTTTGCCCCGGGTCTGGCGTACCTGTTCGGCTGGGAAAACGTGTTCGGCCTGGCGCTGATCCCGCTGGGTATCACTCTGATCATCTTCATCGTCTGCGCGCGCAACTCGCCGCAGCGCCCCAAGCCCAAGTCCGCGCACGACTATATGGTTGCTCTGAATGACCGCGACACCTGGTGGTTCATGTTCTTCTACAGCGTGACCTTCGGTGGCTTCATCGGACTGGCCAGCGCCCTGCCCGGCTATTTCAGCGATCAGTACGGGCTGAACCCGGTGGTCGCCGGCTACTATACCGCGGCCTGCGTGATGGCTGGCAGCTTCATGCGGCCGCTGGGTGGTGCTCTGGCCGACCGTATCGGCGGTATCCGCGCGCTGCTGTTCATGTATGGCGTCGCTTCGGTGTGCATCGCCCTGGTCGGCTTCCATCTGTCCAGTTCGCTGGCCGCGCTGGCCCTGTTCGTGACCGCCATGCTCGGCCTGGGCGCGGGCAACGGCTCGGTGTTCCAGCTGGTCCCGCAGCGCTTCCACCGCGAAATCGGCGTCATGACCGGTCTGGTCGGGATGGCGGGCGGTGTCGGCGGCTTCGTGCTGGCGGCCGGACTCGGTGCGATCAAACAACATACCGGTGACTACCAGCTTGGCCTCTGGCTGTTCGCCAGCCTGGGTGCGCTGGCCTGGTTCGGCCTGCTCAACGTCAAGCGTCGCTGGCGCACCACTTGGGGTTCATCTGCAATGACCGCCGCGCGGGTATAA
- a CDS encoding ANTAR domain-containing response regulator, whose amino-acid sequence MRILLINDTAKKVGRLRESLIEAGFEVIDESGLSIDLPQRVQSSKPDVILIDSDSPGRDVLEQVVLVSRNQPRPIVMFTDDKDPEHMRRAIRSGVSAYVIEGIQSTRLKSILDVAMARFESDQQLRAELQAREQQLEERKRIEKAKGLLMKMRNCDEPEAHTLMRRQAMSKQQKLIQVADQIIAMHDMLQ is encoded by the coding sequence ATGCGAATTCTCCTGATCAATGACACCGCGAAAAAGGTCGGGCGGCTACGCGAGTCGCTGATCGAGGCCGGTTTCGAGGTCATCGACGAATCCGGTCTGTCCATCGACCTGCCGCAGCGCGTGCAGAGCAGCAAGCCCGATGTGATTCTTATCGACAGCGACTCGCCGGGGCGCGACGTACTCGAACAAGTCGTTCTTGTCAGCCGCAACCAGCCGCGGCCGATCGTCATGTTCACCGATGACAAGGACCCGGAGCATATGCGCAGGGCGATCCGCTCCGGCGTGAGTGCATACGTGATCGAGGGGATTCAGAGTACACGCTTGAAGTCGATCCTCGACGTCGCCATGGCACGCTTCGAGAGTGACCAGCAACTGCGCGCCGAACTGCAGGCCCGCGAGCAACAGCTGGAAGAGCGCAAGCGCATCGAGAAAGCCAAAGGCTTGCTGATGAAGATGCGCAACTGTGACGAGCCCGAAGCCCATACGCTGATGCGCCGCCAGGCCATGAGCAAGCAGCAGAAGCTGATCCAGGTAGCCGACCAGATCATCGCCATGCACGACATGCTTCAGTAA
- a CDS encoding CmpA/NrtA family ABC transporter substrate-binding protein, translating to MNQYDTPRADALAWADGSDAPEKPNLNIGYLPLTDSASLIVAATQGFAQPYGLTLNLRRQASWSGVRDRLRSGELDAVQGLYGLIYGMHLGLGAPATPMAVLMGLNQNGQSINLSNGMRDLGVTDGKALARHVHQSGAKLCLAQTFPTGTHAMWLNYWLAAHGIHPQRDVNTQVVPPSMMVEHLRARRIDGFCAGEPWGACAIEEGMGITVATSQSIWPDHPEKVLGTTRAFVERYPNTARALVMAVLDASRFIDESEANRESTAQLIASSEFVSAKPSTLTPRMLGEYDDGAGRIWQDGHPLRFHGAGTVNVPYLSDGIWFMTQFRRWGLLDSDPDYLGIAGEVQQLELYRQAAGALGIEVPASPMRSSILGDGTLWDGSDPVGYAHGFALHALAGTPSAPSTIAE from the coding sequence ATGAATCAATACGATACGCCGCGCGCAGACGCCCTGGCCTGGGCAGACGGCAGCGACGCACCAGAAAAGCCCAACCTGAACATCGGCTACCTGCCGCTGACCGACTCCGCCTCGCTCATCGTCGCGGCCACGCAGGGCTTCGCCCAACCTTATGGTCTTACGCTCAATCTCCGCCGTCAGGCGTCCTGGTCAGGTGTGCGCGATCGCCTGCGCAGCGGCGAGCTGGATGCGGTTCAGGGACTGTACGGCCTGATATACGGCATGCATCTCGGGCTCGGCGCGCCGGCCACGCCCATGGCGGTGCTCATGGGACTCAACCAGAACGGCCAGAGCATCAATCTTTCCAACGGGATGCGTGACCTGGGCGTGACCGACGGTAAGGCACTCGCTCGCCATGTGCACCAGAGCGGTGCAAAACTCTGCCTGGCGCAGACCTTTCCGACCGGCACTCACGCCATGTGGCTTAACTACTGGTTGGCTGCCCATGGCATTCATCCGCAGCGTGACGTGAACACCCAGGTGGTACCGCCGTCGATGATGGTCGAGCATCTGCGCGCGCGCCGCATTGACGGCTTTTGCGCTGGCGAGCCGTGGGGAGCCTGCGCGATCGAAGAAGGCATGGGCATCACGGTCGCGACCAGCCAGTCGATCTGGCCGGACCACCCGGAAAAGGTACTCGGAACCACTCGGGCCTTCGTCGAGCGCTATCCGAACACGGCGCGTGCGCTGGTCATGGCGGTGCTCGACGCGAGCCGTTTCATCGACGAAAGCGAAGCGAACCGCGAAAGCACCGCTCAGCTGATTGCCAGCTCCGAATTTGTCTCGGCGAAGCCCTCCACCCTGACCCCGCGGATGCTCGGGGAATATGATGACGGAGCCGGGCGCATCTGGCAGGATGGCCACCCGCTGCGCTTCCATGGTGCGGGAACGGTGAACGTACCCTACCTGTCCGACGGCATATGGTTCATGACGCAGTTTCGCCGCTGGGGCCTGCTCGACAGTGATCCGGACTACCTGGGCATTGCCGGCGAGGTCCAGCAGCTCGAACTGTATCGCCAGGCTGCGGGCGCTCTGGGCATTGAGGTGCCCGCCAGTCCGATGCGCAGCAGCATCCTCGGCGACGGTACGCTCTGGGACGGCAGCGATCCGGTCGGCTACGCCCACGGCTTCGCCCTGCATGCGCTGGCGGGCACACCCTCTGCCCCTTCGACAATCGCTGAATGA